In Ovis canadensis isolate MfBH-ARS-UI-01 breed Bighorn chromosome 15, ARS-UI_OviCan_v2, whole genome shotgun sequence, the genomic stretch agaaatatgtaaaaaGTCATTAATTTGCAAAGCATTCTCATCATCAAGATCTTTCAGacgtttcactttttaaaaattaattaattttaatgggAGAAGAATTATTTTTCAACGTTATGATGGTTTTTGCCCTACATCAatatgaattggccacaggtatacattttttcaaaagtACTTGTTAATCTACAAATCATTGCTATATACTGTGTTTACATTTCTATAAGTAGAGGGGCAATAATTTTAGGCCCGGTAATTGTTTGCTTGCTCAGGAAGGTAGGAGCAGCTCAGTGTGTAGCTGGATTTCTTCCTgtacattttctacttttataGGCAGTGATTAAGCATCATCTTGAAGTAGAGATTCCTTCCAAGTACATCATAAGCAAAATTTGTACCCTTTTTGGCCTTGGCTAAGCATCCTTATGTTTCTCTGCCATGGTCGAATTGCATTAGTTGATAAAAAGATCTTAACCGAAAGAACAGACATTGTggccggggccgggggtgggggaatACAGCTTTGTAGAGCAGAGATCTAACACCTAGTTTATGTTGCTAACTTGTGTTTGGATGTTAATCTGTTGAAAGTCAtgttggtttttggttttgtttttttccccatagtTGTGGTGACAGTACACGGAGAGGTACGTGCTGAGCATGTCTGTGGTTTGTGCAGATTGCTGGGCCCTCTGTCAGCCAAAGTGATGGATTCTGTGTTGAAAAATTCTGTTCAGATTCGTGTTGCTTCACTGTTGGTCTTTGTGTACGGTGAGCTGCTGCCATTTCAGGCCTTTCCTCTCCCGAAGCATCATCCGTCATGTGCTATATGTGGACAGgtagaagggcagtgcagtggAAAGGGAGCCTCGAGTACTTGGTGTTTCCACGCCGAGATGGATTGTCTCGGGGATGAAGGCAATGTGGGACCAGTTTCTGCACATGTTGCAGTCTTTAATAATTTATCAGAGGTTAAAATATGAAGAGCATACTATAGTAATACTCACCTTTGTTTATTCTTTAGGTTGATCCTGTTACAGGAATGGTCATGAATTTGACTGACCTCAAAGAATATATGGAGGTAATGGCATGCTGGATGCTATTTTGTGCTGTCTTCTGAATGTAATATTTGATGGCCCCCTTTTCACTTCCCCAGCCAAGTATCATCAGAGGTTCTGTGACCTGGCAGGTGGAATTGGGTGTGGGAATGGGATAGTATTAATAGTTGGAGGAGCTTCTCTCAGTGTTCTCTAAAGGTGTTGGGATGACTGAATGGAAATTAGTCATGGTTGTATTACAATGATAGGAATGAATGTGGTGTGCTCATCTTGTCTTCTTTGTTGATATATcctggtttcctctgtttaacaaattcttcccttctttcaGGACACAGCCTTATCCTTGAAGCTTTCTATTCTTGAAATCGGTGAATTTTCCTTACATCTTTAATCACAGATTTTGATACTATCCTGTTTTATTCACTCTAGCTTTATTATAAACTCACTGGGGCAGTTGATGATAGGGATAACAAAAAAGAAGGTTTTCAGTAAAAGACTTACTGCTTATATCATTACAGAATTCTTGGATTGTAAGAGACTACAGAGGTTATCCATGCCagcttcttccttcctttgactGAGGTCGAGAGATACTGAATAGTTAACCTCCCCTACTTGCCCTCAGTCCTGTAATTAATCCTTTGCAAAGTTGAGAATTAGATTTCCTTCCATTcagctttgtttttattatacCATCATTTCACCTGTTTGTTTTGCTTCAACTTCGCtccttacttttattttaaaattggacatttaattaaaaatgttattatgaGTAATTATTACTTCTTTCATGTTGCTTATCTTCCATATATTTAACAAGTTTGCCTGCTTTGCATCAGTCTTTGAGCTGAGCACTAGGAATCCAGTGATGAATGAGACATAACTCTTAGCCACAGTGTGCTCACATGACTTTATAGCAGGTAAAGAACACTAAGTTGTTAAATGAGTgttggttgaataaatgaatgggagaATGAGTGGGTGAGCAAACAGTGCTGAGCTCAAAATACTTTAGGAAAGCTATAAAGACAAAGTTCTTGCAAACACTAgtgacataaatatatatacatgaaggTTTATAAGAAACACCCTAGGCAGACATACAGCAAAATACCAGAGGAGAAATTCTCtgcactttttccccatctttctgTACCTGAAGGACGCTGCATACCACATACTTAACTTTTGCGTTAGTGAAAGTGGCTTATGACATACAGAGACAAATTAGAAAGAGGCCTGTAGAAGAGGTCTCAATGGAAAAGTTGGGATCTGAACAGGAGTTTTCAGTTGAAACAAAGATTAAACAaggatttattttcttgataTCCATGTggatatcatttattttaaagtttgtttggTTTAGGACTTACTCTTTTTATATGATTCTGATTTTTCTCAGAAGACGATTGTTATTGTTATCATTAAGGTACCTTTCTTAGAACCATACCATATGGAAATTTAGATTGTtccacaaattctttttttttaattgaagtacagttgatgtataatattatatgttatgggtgtacagtatagtggttgacagtttttaaaggttatactccattgatagttgttataaaatattggctgtattcttCATGTTGTACAGTATGTCCTTACagcttattttatatgtaatagttcATACCTCTTAATCCTCTGCCCTTTTATactcttcctcccttctctctccccactggtaaccactagttttcttcatctgtgagtctatttttttgttatattcactagtttattaattttttaagattgcTTAGGTTTTTTACAGTAGCTAAAAGCAAtacaaaaagtgaagtgaaagaagtcactcagttgtgtccaactctttgcgaccccatggactgtagcctaccaggctcttccatccatggaattttccaggcaagagtactggagtgggttgccatttgcttctccaggagatcttcctgacccagggatcgaacccaggttctcccacattgcaagcagacacttttaccatccaagccaccagggaaagtttACAAAGAATAAGGCAATTACAATTCTTGCCATTGACAAAGAAAAATgctgtgtataatatatattattaagaaGCCAGTCTTTacatgtttttagttttctttctaagAGCCCAGGATCATTGTTAAATTattccttatggcagaaactcaGAACACCTTACATAATTTCAGTCTTAATCTGCTTTATAAAATATAGTACTTACTGAAGATGTGTCCTAACTATATTGTGGCATTGTGCTGAAGGTGAGACTGTTAGAGAAAAGTATTTGTGGTAACATTTTGGACAGAATTCAAGAAGTGTTAAACTAAATTCTGAATCACAGAGGCTTGTTATGAGAAAGAACCAGTGAattctctattttttgtttttttacttctcTGCATTCAGTAATGAGGATATCCAGCCATTATGGAGAGCTAGgcctttttttattttagaaagtttattttaaactttctgaGATTGTTTTGTAAGACACAAAGTTCTTGCAAGTACTGAGTTAGTGATGAGATGATAAGGTAAGAAGATTTAGAGGCAAAGGTAGGACACTTTGAAGTATGATTCATAAATGGAATCAgtgatatttttcctttgttttgtctATAGGAGGCAATTATGAAGCCCCTTGATCATAAGAATCTGGATCTAGATGTGCCGTATTTTGCAGACATTGTAAGGTGAGTGACTGTTTTACTTTATATAAAGAGTAGGaaagaagaatttattttaacattttacttgattattgtgtgactttttttttagtgtaatgATATCTTTTAAAACTAGAATTTTTATTCTCTGTAAATATTAAACATGAAGTTTCGCTTATTTGTCTTTtgatcttctttccttttcttctccagcacaacagaaAATGTAGCTGTATATATCTGGGAAAACCTCCAGAAATTTCTTCCTGTGGGAGTTCTTTATAAAGTAAAAGTATATGAAACCGACAATAATATTGTAGTCTATAAAGGAGAATAACTCTTAGAGATTAATTTCCATCCATATTTGAAGAAGATCTTTATCCCCTTGAACAATTAAGAAGTCATCACCTAACTGTTGCACTTCCACATTGTGTTCTGGAATCATTGTGAGTGAGTCCTGTTCTAGACTCAAATCTAATTTAAAACCAAGTTTGTAATGTATTCTGAGTATCATTTAAAGAGTCTTTCATCTGTAGATTAAAATCACTTCAGCAAAATGTTCTGGTGTAGAATCATTTGGAagcaaaagaaatctttttttttcattatctcatttttagtattcatttttttcttggtatAATATAAATGGCAAAAATGTTTATAAGACTGACAGTAGGTGAATCTTATAAAAAATACCAGTGACCACAAAATCTGGAAACAGAGACTACATAATATTTCTAGTAGATTGAGCTCCCTTGATTACTCTTCTAGGATATGCTAAACGTgttccactggaaaagggaatagcaaaccacttcagcattcttgcctgagaaccctatgaacagtatgaaaaggcaaaaagatatgacacagaaagatgaaaTCCCCAGTTTGGtgggtgcccagtatgctactggagaagagtggagaaatagctccagaaggaatgaagaggctgagccaaagcagaaacaacacccagctgtagatgtgtctggtggtgaaagtaaagtccaatgctgtaaagaacagtactgcatagaaacctggaatgttaggtccatgaatcaaggtaaattagaagtggtcaaacaggagatggcaagagtgaacatcgcaTTTTAGGAatccagtgaactaaaatggactgtagtgggctaatttaattcagatgaccattatatctactactgtggacaagaatcccttagaagaaatgaagtagctctcatagtcaacaaaagagcctgaaatacagtacttgggtgcagtctcaaaaatgacaaaatgatctctgttcatttccaaggcaaaccattcaatatcaaaatTCATTACAATAtcaataatccaagtctacgccccaaccactaatgctgaagaagctgaagttgaatggttccatgaagaccttctaaaactaacaccaaaaaaagatgtccttttcatcataggggactggagtgcaaaagtaggaggttacaagatacctggaataatagACAAGTTAGGCtttggggtacaaaatgaagcagggcaaaggctaacagagttt encodes the following:
- the PTS gene encoding 6-pyruvoyl tetrahydrobiopterin synthase, whose amino-acid sequence is MNGAGSGPRRRARVSRLVSFSATHRLHSKSLSNEENLKLFGKCNNPNGHGHNYKVVVTVHGEVDPVTGMVMNLTDLKEYMEEAIMKPLDHKNLDLDVPYFADIVSTTENVAVYIWENLQKFLPVGVLYKVKVYETDNNIVVYKGE